A part of Denitratisoma oestradiolicum genomic DNA contains:
- a CDS encoding DUF2802 domain-containing protein: MMELSGLGLRDGILLTAGLAGVYFVFLMLRLLQVKSRKQHAARRSVAVEPAVNPGGGQGQDIAQDSADVPSAARPVPAPNFGDQLQRFGLESDFLRLQQELAILRGEVSVMRDELERLKAARSVSPLYSEAMNMAERGHDAAGIAGRCGISIAEAELVAALAKNRGEFRDIEEVEDVYDGQGSAGGSRHVA; this comes from the coding sequence ATGATGGAATTGTCGGGGCTTGGCTTGCGCGATGGAATATTGCTGACTGCGGGGCTGGCAGGGGTTTATTTCGTATTCCTGATGCTACGGCTGCTACAGGTCAAGAGCCGTAAACAGCACGCAGCCAGGAGATCGGTGGCGGTTGAGCCGGCAGTCAACCCAGGAGGGGGGCAGGGACAGGATATCGCCCAAGATTCCGCGGACGTACCGAGTGCTGCCCGGCCTGTGCCCGCTCCAAACTTTGGCGACCAATTGCAGCGTTTTGGATTGGAGTCCGATTTCCTGCGTCTTCAACAGGAACTTGCCATCCTGCGTGGCGAGGTGTCCGTTATGCGAGACGAGTTGGAGCGACTCAAGGCCGCAAGGAGCGTTTCGCCGCTGTATAGCGAAGCGATGAACATGGCCGAACGCGGGCATGATGCGGCGGGAATCGCGGGCCGGTGTGGTATTTCCATTGCAGAAGCCGAACTGGTGGCGGCCCTGGCGAAGAATCGCGGTGAATTCCGGGATATTGAAGAAGTCGAGGATGTCTATGACGGACAAGGATCAGCGGGCGGAAGTCGCCACGTCGCCTGA